A genomic region of Enterococcus sp. 12C11_DIV0727 contains the following coding sequences:
- a CDS encoding DEAD/DEAH box helicase, producing the protein MSSFKQFQFNDFIMEALADKGFERPTEVQEKLIPVIKKGKSVIGQSQTGSGKTHTFLLPLMNKVNPQLDEVQILITAPSRELANQIYQEAIQIAKFSQPEMRVTNFVGGTDKQRQIAKLKNQQPHVVIGTPGRILDLMNEQALKAHTAFAFVVDEADMTLDMGFLEEVDQIAGRLPDKLQMLVFSATIPEKLKPFLKKYMENPIIEHIKPKNIISETIDNWLISTKGKDKNRLIYQLLTIGHPYLVIVFANTKQRVDEITDYLKDQGLKVAKIHGDISPRERKRVMRQVQDLEFQYVVATDLAARGIDIEGVSHVINAEVPSDLDFFIHRVGRTGRNGLDGTAITLYSPADEEAISEVEDLGIKFQPKEIKNGELVDTYDRNRRTKREKSKDALEDPTLIGLVKKKKKKIKPGYKKKIEWAISASNKQKRKVERRQQTRTAKKSKKNSYK; encoded by the coding sequence ATGAGTTCATTTAAACAATTTCAGTTCAACGATTTTATCATGGAAGCACTAGCGGATAAAGGGTTTGAACGACCAACAGAAGTACAAGAAAAATTGATCCCAGTGATTAAAAAAGGCAAAAGTGTCATCGGTCAATCCCAAACAGGAAGCGGCAAGACCCATACATTTTTATTACCATTGATGAATAAAGTTAACCCTCAATTAGATGAGGTACAAATCTTGATCACGGCACCAAGTCGTGAGTTAGCAAATCAAATTTATCAAGAAGCGATTCAAATCGCAAAATTCAGTCAACCTGAAATGCGTGTGACAAATTTTGTTGGCGGTACAGATAAACAACGTCAAATCGCAAAATTAAAGAACCAACAACCTCATGTGGTGATTGGAACGCCAGGTCGTATTTTAGATTTGATGAATGAACAAGCTTTAAAAGCCCATACTGCTTTTGCGTTTGTCGTTGATGAAGCGGATATGACATTGGATATGGGTTTTTTAGAAGAAGTCGATCAGATTGCTGGACGTTTGCCAGATAAGCTGCAAATGTTGGTTTTCTCTGCGACAATTCCTGAAAAATTAAAACCATTTTTGAAGAAGTATATGGAAAACCCTATTATTGAACATATCAAACCTAAAAATATCATCTCAGAAACGATTGATAACTGGTTGATTTCAACAAAAGGGAAAGATAAAAATCGTCTGATTTACCAATTATTGACGATTGGACATCCATATCTTGTGATTGTCTTTGCCAACACCAAACAACGGGTGGACGAAATTACGGATTACTTGAAAGATCAAGGGTTAAAAGTGGCTAAGATCCATGGTGATATTTCACCTAGAGAACGTAAACGTGTGATGCGTCAAGTGCAAGACTTAGAATTTCAATATGTTGTGGCGACAGATTTAGCGGCACGCGGTATTGATATCGAAGGGGTGTCGCATGTTATCAATGCGGAAGTACCAAGTGACTTGGATTTCTTTATTCACCGTGTTGGTAGAACTGGCCGAAATGGCTTAGATGGAACAGCAATCACTCTTTATTCACCAGCAGATGAAGAAGCAATTTCTGAAGTGGAAGATCTAGGAATCAAATTCCAACCGAAAGAAATCAAAAATGGTGAATTAGTTGACACGTATGATCGTAATCGTCGTACGAAACGTGAAAAATCAAAAGATGCATTAGAAGACCCTACCTTGATTGGTTTAGTGAAAAAGAAAAAGAAAAAAATCAAACCTGGTTACAAGAAGAAAATCGAGTGGGCGATTTCAGCAAGTAATAAACAAAAACGTAAAGTTGAACGCCGTCAACAGACACGGACAGCTAAAAAATCTAAGAAAAATAGTTATAAATAA
- a CDS encoding DUF7278 family profilin-like fold-containing protein, giving the protein MDLFEQSEWANWKNLNDNEKIVLLQQLLMYFVPPTIEVSTIELVNFELYGIKCRTFELELDGELFVFIPGNSEAILGWDLGAEGLRAHELLGFDVENLEKNTFKTTLTNEVIDSATEWIEAETSYDLTSLEGISEYINQQTTDLRKVKIPAMFVQKYALPACTEFLGIFDTVTGTFEGEIEQFVAFENQICEKLFPTLSAAESLSWTFPQSLLEKNKFYLEFLPESDYYFVYSHSDYTHDELTLALKRTGFGLLSEDQWEFAVGAGTRRLFRWGNELLIQENESGRQIKSKMDGGNMFGLVVDTQKNRYELTTDPTALKLAKQILPRNTLIEEMLPLSTYFSPNHAVLPEQKLSPTDYLYRKVIRIEN; this is encoded by the coding sequence TTGGACCTATTTGAACAAAGTGAATGGGCAAATTGGAAGAATTTAAATGATAATGAAAAAATCGTTTTATTACAGCAATTATTGATGTATTTTGTACCACCAACAATTGAAGTCAGTACGATTGAATTAGTCAATTTTGAATTATATGGCATCAAATGTCGGACCTTTGAATTAGAGTTGGATGGTGAACTGTTTGTCTTTATTCCAGGAAATAGTGAGGCAATCCTTGGCTGGGATTTAGGGGCAGAAGGGTTACGTGCCCATGAATTACTGGGATTTGATGTGGAAAATCTAGAGAAAAACACGTTTAAAACAACACTGACAAACGAAGTGATCGATTCTGCTACTGAGTGGATTGAAGCAGAAACATCCTATGATTTAACATCTTTAGAAGGAATTTCTGAATATATAAACCAACAGACAACAGATTTGAGGAAAGTCAAAATACCGGCGATGTTTGTTCAAAAATATGCACTACCTGCCTGCACTGAATTTCTAGGCATTTTTGATACTGTTACAGGGACATTTGAAGGTGAGATCGAACAATTTGTTGCGTTTGAAAATCAGATTTGTGAAAAGCTGTTTCCTACATTGTCGGCTGCTGAAAGTCTGAGCTGGACATTTCCACAATCCCTTTTAGAAAAAAATAAATTCTATCTAGAGTTTTTGCCTGAATCTGATTACTATTTTGTATATAGCCACTCTGACTATACTCATGATGAATTGACGTTAGCACTAAAAAGAACGGGTTTCGGTTTATTATCAGAAGATCAATGGGAGTTTGCTGTTGGTGCAGGAACTCGTCGCTTATTTCGTTGGGGGAATGAGTTATTGATTCAGGAAAATGAATCTGGCCGTCAAATCAAAAGTAAGATGGACGGGGGAAATATGTTTGGTCTAGTCGTTGACACACAAAAAAATCGCTATGAGTTAACAACTGATCCAACTGCATTAAAATTAGCTAAACAAATTTTGCCACGAAATACATTGATTGAAGAAATGTTACCGTTATCGACTTATTTTAGTCCAAATCATGCGGTCTTACCTGAACAAAAGCTAAGTCCTACTGATTATTTATATCGAAAAGTTATCCGGATTGAAAATTAA
- a CDS encoding GNAT family N-acetyltransferase → MHTHFGNEVWHQAAAFILRYEVFVLEQGIALQDEFDELDTNDRNYFVVYENSLAIATIRYQKKDEQTIQPDRFCVRKEYRGQGIGKQLLLLLEETAVKEGYLFSTLSAEKTALTFYEALNYYVNSEEYLEDGLLCVEMIKKIRGWDRSV, encoded by the coding sequence ATGCATACTCATTTTGGCAATGAAGTTTGGCACCAAGCAGCAGCATTTATTTTACGATATGAAGTTTTTGTTTTAGAACAAGGAATTGCCTTACAAGATGAATTTGACGAGCTTGACACAAATGATCGCAATTATTTTGTTGTGTATGAAAACTCACTCGCCATCGCTACGATTCGTTATCAGAAAAAAGACGAACAGACCATTCAACCTGATCGCTTTTGTGTAAGAAAAGAGTATCGAGGACAAGGAATTGGAAAACAGTTACTTTTATTATTAGAAGAAACGGCTGTAAAAGAGGGTTATCTATTCAGTACGCTCTCCGCAGAAAAGACGGCATTGACTTTTTATGAAGCGTTGAATTATTATGTAAATTCTGAGGAATATTTAGAAGATGGCCTATTATGTGTTGAAATGATCAAAAAAATAAGAGGTTGGGACAGGAGTGTTTAA
- a CDS encoding ATP-binding cassette domain-containing protein, with product MIELIDCSAFLKNQEIVKGISLKIPKGAFFTIIGESGGGKTLLSRMILNLLPANFHVTGKIKANREKMDLVLQDPIGSMQRNIPIRTQLHQLLKSKGVENKTVRQVRIEQLLKWVGFDSVDSILDKRTFELSGGMCQRVAIASALLTEPEILIVDEPTSALDEVSQKMILALLWKIYQEKNLTIIFITHDLTIVKEFSTHVGIMKDGQLIEVGETQQVISNPSAKYTKELIQIFE from the coding sequence ATGATTGAATTAATCGACTGTTCTGCTTTTTTGAAAAATCAAGAAATAGTAAAAGGAATTTCTTTAAAAATTCCCAAAGGAGCATTTTTTACAATTATTGGAGAAAGTGGTGGGGGGAAAACCCTTTTGAGTCGGATGATCTTGAATTTACTGCCTGCTAATTTTCACGTAACGGGTAAAATTAAGGCAAATAGAGAAAAAATGGATTTGGTTTTACAGGATCCAATAGGCAGTATGCAAAGGAATATACCGATACGAACCCAGCTGCATCAACTATTAAAATCAAAAGGAGTAGAAAATAAAACAGTTAGGCAAGTGCGAATTGAGCAACTTTTAAAGTGGGTTGGTTTTGATTCGGTTGATTCTATTTTAGATAAACGCACATTTGAGTTGAGTGGTGGTATGTGTCAAAGAGTTGCTATTGCCAGTGCGTTACTTACCGAACCCGAGATTTTGATAGTAGATGAACCAACAAGCGCGCTAGATGAAGTAAGTCAGAAAATGATTTTGGCTCTTTTGTGGAAGATTTACCAAGAAAAAAACTTAACAATTATTTTTATTACGCATGATCTGACCATCGTCAAAGAATTTAGCACACATGTAGGTATTATGAAAGATGGGCAGCTTATCGAGGTTGGAGAGACCCAGCAAGTTATTAGCAATCCTAGTGCAAAGTACACGAAGGAGTTGATTCAGATATTTGAATAA
- a CDS encoding ABC transporter ATP-binding protein produces MNKNSSLLKIDKLSKTYKEQVIFQNLDLVINQGEWVGVIGKNGSGKSTLTKIILGLETYSEGEIYLNGQKQEQYELRQWMQNIQLVAQYTRNALDPTKKIEKILQEPLRKFRLVDKSNENLRIKQVLDDCHLPKSLLTKRPRELSGGQYQRVCIALSLLVKPKLLICDEATASLDKINELRIIHLLKKQQEMSVLFISHNKKLVNECCDNTFLLEH; encoded by the coding sequence TTGAATAAGAATTCTAGTTTATTAAAGATTGATAAATTAAGCAAAACCTATAAAGAACAAGTTATTTTTCAAAATCTTGACCTTGTCATAAATCAGGGTGAGTGGGTAGGTGTCATAGGAAAAAATGGTTCGGGGAAATCCACATTGACTAAAATTATTTTAGGATTGGAAACATATTCTGAAGGGGAAATTTATTTAAACGGACAAAAGCAAGAGCAATATGAGTTGCGTCAATGGATGCAAAATATCCAATTGGTCGCTCAATATACGCGAAATGCACTTGATCCTACCAAAAAAATCGAAAAAATCCTTCAGGAACCATTGCGAAAATTTAGATTAGTAGATAAATCAAATGAAAATTTACGTATTAAGCAAGTTTTAGATGACTGTCATTTGCCAAAATCATTATTAACAAAGCGCCCTAGAGAACTTAGCGGTGGTCAATATCAGCGAGTTTGTATTGCATTGTCGTTATTAGTAAAACCTAAGTTACTGATTTGTGATGAGGCAACAGCAAGTTTGGATAAAATCAATGAATTGAGAATTATTCATTTACTAAAAAAACAGCAGGAAATGAGTGTACTTTTTATTTCTCATAATAAAAAGTTAGTAAATGAATGTTGTGATAATACATTTTTGTTAGAACATTAG
- a CDS encoding ABC transporter permease yields MSTHIFLKKTLRLLISMLLFTFILYGLLYLSTGDPALSVLRKLGVQTLSPEVIIETRTRLGIEGNFFDQYVHWLLNTLRGDLGHSFMNNLPVKTLLLEKFFVTFRLMSSSFILCIVLSLLIGGVIGNSSSYQWTKQIFSILLSFPIYWLAILAIFIFGVQLNWFPFVGSRSIRHFILPVLVISFAEGSYLTKMVSDLVATVAKSERQVLAKFRGIKWYYRYYYQLNELFVALISLYGTSLVHLFGSCVMIEIIFSISGFGKLLMDAISTRDYPVIQGITLVVACGTFILNYLIDLAIQKVDSRVVIDQGGKE; encoded by the coding sequence ATGTCTACGCACATTTTTTTGAAGAAAACCCTACGGTTACTTATAAGTATGTTGCTCTTTACCTTTATACTTTATGGATTACTTTATTTGTCAACAGGTGACCCGGCATTAAGTGTGCTAAGAAAACTTGGCGTTCAAACCTTATCACCCGAAGTAATTATAGAAACGCGAACAAGACTTGGGATAGAGGGTAATTTTTTTGATCAATACGTCCACTGGTTGCTAAATACTCTAAGAGGTGATTTAGGTCATTCATTTATGAATAATCTTCCTGTGAAAACATTACTTCTAGAAAAATTCTTCGTTACTTTTAGATTAATGAGTAGTTCTTTTATTCTTTGTATTGTTCTTTCGCTTTTAATTGGTGGAGTTATTGGGAATAGTTCGTCATATCAGTGGACGAAACAGATATTTTCGATTTTGTTATCTTTTCCAATTTATTGGTTAGCAATTTTAGCTATCTTTATTTTTGGTGTTCAGCTGAATTGGTTTCCCTTTGTTGGCAGTCGCTCTATTCGTCATTTTATTCTACCTGTTTTAGTTATTAGTTTTGCTGAAGGGAGTTATTTAACAAAAATGGTCAGCGATTTAGTTGCGACTGTGGCTAAGAGTGAACGGCAAGTTTTGGCCAAATTTAGAGGGATCAAGTGGTACTACCGGTATTATTACCAGTTGAATGAGCTATTTGTAGCATTAATATCTCTGTATGGAACAAGTTTGGTTCACTTGTTTGGTAGCTGTGTGATGATAGAAATTATTTTTAGTATTTCTGGATTTGGAAAGCTACTGATGGATGCTATTTCAACTCGGGATTATCCGGTCATTCAAGGAATCACTTTAGTTGTTGCCTGTGGAACATTTATACTAAATTACTTGATTGATCTTGCTATTCAAAAAGTAGATAGCAGAGTCGTTATAGATCAAGGAGGGAAAGAATGA
- a CDS encoding VanZ family protein → MSAYAAPIKTALIVFPFLAFAISFILVIREYRKYGTFLFRRALILYSFVFYLLCAYFLVILPLPPRAEVAQYTSQMLELRPFYFVNRFMQETVLNIHDPSTFIPALRQGVVLEPVFNVLLLVPFGVYLRYYYKLSFKKVVLASFLLSLFFELTQLSGLYFIYPRPYRLADVNDLINNTFGGIVGYAITPMLTFLFPTRDELDEAAYEKGQSVSLFRRFVAFLIDWFVISIVQAFGMFMLNLIPEYKQWFVGYPALEGRIWFFAMVFVVFMLLPKLTNGETIGKKVVRIQVVEEGHEKIRFRALFIRYGYLYVVYGLISSYMTSSADLLNSSNRMLQLVSFMLFLFCSFLLLLFFINVLYVLIRKKRRLFYEKASHTYTISTIKREKNVENQ, encoded by the coding sequence ATGTCAGCCTATGCTGCACCAATCAAAACAGCCTTGATCGTATTTCCATTTTTAGCTTTTGCCATTTCATTTATTCTTGTTATTCGTGAATATCGGAAATACGGTACTTTTTTATTTAGGCGAGCGCTTATTTTGTATTCATTTGTTTTCTATTTACTCTGTGCATATTTTTTGGTCATTTTACCATTGCCGCCTCGAGCTGAGGTAGCGCAATATACGAGCCAAATGTTAGAATTGCGGCCGTTTTATTTTGTTAACCGTTTTATGCAAGAGACGGTCTTGAATATTCATGATCCAAGTACCTTTATCCCAGCGTTAAGGCAAGGCGTCGTGTTGGAGCCGGTTTTCAACGTTCTGTTGCTCGTTCCTTTTGGGGTGTATTTACGTTATTATTACAAACTTTCATTCAAAAAAGTAGTTCTCGCTAGTTTTCTCTTGTCGCTGTTTTTTGAGTTAACGCAGTTGAGCGGATTGTATTTTATTTATCCTAGACCTTATCGGTTAGCGGACGTGAATGATTTGATCAATAATACGTTTGGTGGAATTGTCGGTTATGCGATTACACCGATGTTGACCTTTTTATTTCCAACAAGAGACGAGTTGGATGAAGCCGCCTATGAAAAAGGGCAATCCGTTAGTTTATTTCGGCGTTTTGTGGCTTTTTTGATCGATTGGTTTGTGATTTCGATCGTGCAAGCATTTGGGATGTTTATGCTCAATTTAATCCCAGAATACAAACAATGGTTTGTAGGATATCCTGCATTAGAAGGAAGAATCTGGTTTTTCGCTATGGTATTTGTAGTGTTTATGTTGCTACCTAAACTGACGAATGGGGAAACAATCGGCAAGAAAGTCGTGCGTATTCAAGTTGTAGAAGAAGGGCATGAAAAAATTCGTTTTCGCGCTTTATTTATTCGGTATGGTTATTTGTATGTTGTTTATGGTTTGATCAGTTCTTACATGACGAGTTCAGCTGATTTGCTCAATTCTAGTAATCGAATGTTGCAGTTAGTGAGTTTTATGTTGTTTCTATTTTGCTCGTTCCTGTTATTACTATTTTTCATTAATGTTCTGTATGTATTGATTAGAAAGAAGCGTCGATTATTTTATGAAAAAGCGAGCCATACCTATACGATCAGCACGATAAAAAGAGAGAAAAATGTAGAAAATCAATAA
- a CDS encoding ABC transporter permease, with amino-acid sequence MKRIVQLICFISVSLVVFLNLKNPYLIDKECRLQGISWQHWFGTDYLGRDLFSRVIYGCFYSLSIALLVLIGIVLISLLLGGSAGLIGGFIDSFITIVADMMISIPSMILALVFAGLFSNSIFTVMAALIISGSGKYIRYIRNLVLNIKTEEFVLLAPLRGSFTFHTLFYHILPNLVVELMSLFTTDLGKILISISGLSFLGIGIQPPTPELGTILFDGKAYFFVAPWVFIFPGILLSGIVILTQRISKKINQKWGVVYD; translated from the coding sequence ATGAAAAGGATTGTTCAATTAATCTGTTTTATCAGTGTTAGTCTAGTTGTCTTTTTGAATTTAAAAAATCCTTACCTGATTGATAAAGAGTGTCGCTTACAAGGAATCAGTTGGCAACATTGGTTTGGAACAGATTATTTAGGTAGAGATTTGTTTAGTCGCGTTATTTATGGGTGTTTTTATTCATTGAGTATCGCTCTTCTGGTTCTAATTGGCATTGTTCTAATCAGTCTCCTCTTAGGTGGTAGTGCAGGCTTGATTGGTGGGTTTATTGATTCGTTTATTACAATAGTTGCGGACATGATGATAAGTATTCCCTCGATGATTCTTGCTCTCGTTTTTGCAGGTCTTTTTTCTAATTCGATTTTCACTGTAATGGCAGCTTTAATTATCAGTGGCTCAGGAAAATATATTCGTTACATTCGAAATTTAGTGTTGAATATAAAAACGGAAGAGTTTGTTCTTCTAGCACCATTAAGAGGTTCATTTACATTTCATACGTTGTTTTATCATATTTTACCTAATTTAGTGGTAGAATTAATGTCTTTGTTTACGACGGATTTAGGTAAAATACTGATAAGTATTTCTGGTTTGTCCTTTCTAGGTATCGGCATACAGCCACCAACACCTGAACTTGGTACAATTCTTTTTGATGGGAAAGCTTACTTTTTCGTTGCACCTTGGGTTTTTATTTTTCCTGGTATTTTGTTAAGCGGCATTGTTATACTAACGCAGAGAATCAGCAAAAAGATCAATCAAAAATGGGGTGTAGTTTATGATTGA
- the alaS gene encoding alanine--tRNA ligase, with protein sequence MKQLSSSQVRQMYLDFFKSKGHSIEPSASLVPVNDPTLLWINSGVATLKKYFDGSVVPENLRITNAQKSIRTNDIENVGKTARHHTMFEMLGNFSIGDYFKTEAIHWAWEFLTSPDWMAFDPEKLYVTVYPKDTEAKRIWHEEIGLKMDHIIDIEDNFWDLGAGPCGPDSEIFYDRGESFNDVAEDDPENYPGGENERYLEIWNLVFSEFNHQADDSYEPLPHKNIDTGMGLERMVSIVQNAPTNFETDLFMPIIHAVEKLSGQVTYGQSPQTDISFKVIADHIRALSFAIGDGALPSNEGRGYVLRRLLRRAVMHGKKLGINEAFLYKLVPVVGEVMVSYYPEVLQQKEFIEKVVRTEEERFHETINEGLDILNELIVKVKADNQDTLNGKDIFKLYDTYGFPVELTEEVAEDSDLKVDHAGFEKEMEAQRERARSARSKATSMGVQSAVLTDIKVESKFVGYSQLDATSKLLIILKDDEILSELSEGTAQLIFSETPFYAEMGGQVADHGTIKDQDGTIVAHVENVLKAPNGQFLHTVQVTGTLTEGAVYELYVDEKMRNRILKNHTATHLLHRALKDILGDHANQAGSLVAPGHLRFDFTHFGQVTAEELVQMEAIVNEKIWKAIPVETVETDIDTAKNMGAMALFGEKYGKEVRVVNIGGYSIELCGGTHVKNTEDIGIFKIVSESGIGAGVRRIEAVTSKEAYELMNEEEQQLKTIAGIVKSPQLKEVVSKTEQLQQQLRDLQKENEQLAGKLANQQAGDIFKEIKEINGTTYIAAQVNVKDMNQLRQLADQWKQKELSDVLVLATAQEEKVSLLAAMSKAANEKGLKAGDLIKTIAPKVGGGGGGRPDMAQAGGKNPAGIDDALTEVANWLAK encoded by the coding sequence ATGAAACAACTATCAAGTAGCCAAGTTCGTCAAATGTACTTAGACTTTTTCAAATCAAAAGGACACTCAATTGAGCCAAGTGCATCTTTAGTACCTGTCAATGATCCAACGTTATTATGGATCAACTCGGGTGTTGCCACATTGAAAAAATATTTTGATGGATCTGTGGTTCCAGAAAACCTAAGAATCACCAATGCTCAAAAATCAATCCGTACCAACGATATCGAAAATGTTGGAAAAACGGCTCGTCACCATACCATGTTTGAAATGTTAGGAAATTTTTCGATCGGAGATTATTTTAAAACGGAAGCAATCCACTGGGCTTGGGAATTTTTGACTTCACCTGACTGGATGGCTTTTGACCCTGAAAAATTATATGTAACAGTTTATCCAAAAGATACAGAAGCAAAACGAATCTGGCATGAAGAAATTGGGCTAAAGATGGATCATATCATTGATATTGAAGACAACTTCTGGGATCTTGGTGCTGGTCCATGTGGTCCAGATTCAGAGATTTTCTATGATCGTGGGGAGTCTTTCAATGATGTTGCTGAAGACGATCCAGAAAACTATCCTGGTGGCGAAAATGAGCGTTATTTAGAAATTTGGAACTTAGTGTTTTCTGAATTTAACCACCAAGCAGATGATAGTTATGAACCATTACCACATAAAAACATTGATACGGGAATGGGCTTAGAGCGGATGGTGTCGATCGTTCAAAATGCACCAACGAACTTTGAAACAGATTTATTTATGCCAATTATCCATGCTGTTGAAAAATTAAGTGGACAAGTTACTTATGGTCAATCACCACAAACAGATATTTCATTTAAAGTGATCGCTGATCATATTCGTGCCTTATCATTTGCAATCGGGGATGGTGCGTTACCTTCAAACGAAGGTCGTGGCTACGTTTTACGTCGTTTATTGCGCCGTGCTGTTATGCATGGGAAAAAATTAGGGATTAATGAAGCCTTTTTATACAAATTAGTGCCAGTTGTAGGAGAAGTAATGGTAAGTTACTATCCAGAAGTTTTACAACAAAAGGAATTTATTGAAAAAGTCGTTCGTACAGAAGAAGAACGTTTCCATGAAACAATCAATGAAGGATTAGATATTTTAAATGAATTGATCGTCAAAGTAAAAGCAGATAATCAAGACACTTTAAACGGGAAAGACATCTTTAAACTATACGATACCTATGGTTTCCCAGTCGAATTGACGGAAGAAGTAGCAGAAGATTCAGACTTGAAAGTCGATCATGCTGGCTTTGAAAAAGAAATGGAAGCCCAAAGAGAACGTGCTCGTTCAGCTCGTAGCAAAGCCACTTCAATGGGCGTTCAATCTGCCGTTTTAACAGATATCAAAGTTGAAAGTAAATTTGTTGGTTATAGTCAATTGGACGCAACTAGCAAATTATTGATTATTTTAAAAGATGATGAAATTCTAAGTGAACTTTCAGAGGGTACTGCACAATTGATTTTTTCTGAAACACCTTTCTATGCTGAAATGGGTGGTCAAGTAGCGGATCACGGAACAATCAAGGATCAAGATGGAACGATTGTCGCTCATGTAGAAAATGTGTTAAAAGCACCAAATGGTCAATTTTTACACACTGTTCAAGTGACTGGCACATTAACAGAAGGGGCTGTCTATGAATTGTATGTGGATGAAAAAATGCGCAATCGCATTTTGAAAAACCATACAGCAACTCATTTATTGCACCGTGCCTTAAAAGATATTTTAGGAGATCATGCCAATCAAGCAGGTTCATTAGTAGCTCCTGGACATTTACGTTTTGACTTCACTCACTTTGGACAAGTAACAGCAGAAGAATTAGTCCAAATGGAAGCAATCGTCAATGAAAAAATCTGGAAAGCCATTCCTGTTGAGACGGTGGAAACAGATATCGATACCGCGAAGAACATGGGTGCCATGGCGTTGTTTGGTGAGAAATATGGGAAAGAAGTTCGGGTTGTGAATATCGGTGGTTATTCAATCGAGCTTTGTGGTGGAACCCATGTGAAAAATACGGAAGATATTGGTATTTTCAAAATAGTGTCTGAATCTGGAATCGGTGCAGGTGTCCGTCGGATCGAAGCTGTGACAAGCAAAGAAGCGTATGAGTTAATGAACGAAGAAGAGCAACAACTAAAAACAATTGCAGGAATCGTTAAATCACCTCAACTGAAAGAAGTTGTTTCAAAAACAGAACAATTGCAACAACAATTACGCGATTTACAAAAAGAAAATGAACAACTTGCTGGGAAATTAGCTAATCAACAAGCAGGAGACATTTTCAAAGAAATCAAAGAAATCAATGGCACAACTTACATTGCTGCACAAGTCAATGTAAAAGATATGAATCAATTACGTCAATTAGCGGATCAATGGAAACAAAAAGAACTTTCTGATGTGTTGGTTTTAGCAACAGCGCAAGAGGAAAAAGTTAGCTTGTTAGCAGCAATGTCAAAAGCAGCTAATGAGAAAGGCTTAAAAGCAGGCGATTTGATCAAAACAATTGCACCAAAAGTTGGCGGCGGCGGCGGTGGTCGTCCCGATATGGCACAAGCTGGCGGTAAAAATCCTGCTGGAATCGATGATGCTTTAACGGAAGTTGCCAATTGGTTAGCAAAATAG